CGGGGCCGGGCCGAGGCGGACGCGAAGTCCCGGGCGCTGCTGGACCGGGTGGGGCTGGCCTCGCAGGAGGACAAGTACCCGGCGCAGCTCTCCGGCGGCCAGCAGCAGCGCGTCGCGATCGCCCGGGCGCTGGCGATGGACCCCAAGGCGCTGCTGTTCGACGAGCCCACCTCGGCGCTCGACCCCGAGATGATCAACGAGGTGCTGGACGTGATGCGCCTGCTGGCGCACGAGGGCATGACCATGGTGGTGGTCACCCACGAGATGGGGTTCGCCCGGGCCTCCGCCAACCGGGTGGTGTTCATGGCCGACGGCCGGATCGTCGAGGACCGCAGCCCCGAGGCCTTCTTCGACGCTCCCGAGAGCGCGCGGGCCCGGGACTTCCTCTCCAAGATCCTCAAGCACTGAGGGGCGCCATGACGACCGTCCGACGCGCCCTCGCCGCCCTCGCCGTGCTGGTGCTGCTCGCCGCCTGCGGCAAGCCCGGCACCCCGCCGCCCAAGGGCCCGCAGCCGAGCGCGCTGCCCTCGTACCAGGTCCGCACCGGGGAGGTGATCAACGGCTCGCCCACCCTGGACGCCGCCCGCGGCCGTGGGCACCTGGTGATCGGCGCCAAGGAGGACCAGCCCTACCTGGGCCAGAAGGACCCCGCCACCGGCGTCTACTCGGGCTTCGACATCGAGATCGCCAAGATGGTCGGCGCCTACCTCGGCTTCGGCCCGGACCGCATCCAGTTCCGGAC
The sequence above is a segment of the Kitasatospora sp. NBC_00240 genome. Coding sequences within it:
- a CDS encoding amino acid ABC transporter ATP-binding protein — encoded protein: MSTAVFTPLIELSGVNKHFGDLHVLQDIDLTVGRGEVVVVIGPSGSGKSTLCRTINRLEPIESGSIRIDGEPLPAEGKGLAKLRAEVGMVFQSFNLFAHKTVLQNVSLAQVKVRGRGRAEADAKSRALLDRVGLASQEDKYPAQLSGGQQQRVAIARALAMDPKALLFDEPTSALDPEMINEVLDVMRLLAHEGMTMVVVTHEMGFARASANRVVFMADGRIVEDRSPEAFFDAPESARARDFLSKILKH